The following proteins are encoded in a genomic region of Amia ocellicauda isolate fAmiCal2 chromosome 6, fAmiCal2.hap1, whole genome shotgun sequence:
- the casq2 gene encoding calsequestrin-2, translating into MQVTWFLLAPLCLYLASFCSAEEGLEFPSFDGKDRVIHINAKNYQKALKKYDMLCLLYHEPKLSSKVRQKQFQMTELVLELAAQVLEDKDIGFGMVDSKKDAKVAKKLGLEEEGSIYVFKDERVIEFDGELSADTLVEFLLDLLEDPVELISNSMELRAFDSIDEAIKLIGFFKGEDSEHFKAFQEAAENFQPFIKFFATFDKVVAKQLTLKMNEVDFYEPFMEEPVTIPGKPYTEEEIVEFVNEHKRPTLRKLRAEDMFETWEDDMDGIHIVAFAEAEDPDGFEFLEILKEVARENTNNPELSIVWIDPDDFPLLITYWEKTFKIDLFKPQIGVVNVTDADSVWMDLADDEDLPSAQELEDWIEDVLSGKVNTEDDDEEEDDEDEEDEDEEDEDEDEEEEEEDEDEDEEEEDDDDD; encoded by the exons ATGCAGGTCACCTGGTTTTTGCTTGCGCCGCTTTGCCTTTACCTCGCCTCCTTTTGCAGCGCAGAAGAAGGACTCGAGTTCCCCAGCTTCGATGGAAAAGACCGGGTTATACACATCAATGCCAAAAACTACCAAAAGGCACTGAAAAAGTATGACATGCTGTGCCTCCTCTATCATGAGCCCAAGTTGTCCAGCAAGGTGCGGCAGAAGCAGTTTCAGATGACTGAGCTGGTGTTGGAG CTGGCTGCCCAGGTACTGGAAGATAAAGACATAGGGTTTGGAATGGTAGATTCCAAGAAAGATGCCAAAGTGGCTAAGAAACTTG GCCTGGAAGAAGAAGGCAGTATTTACGTGTTCAAAGACGAACGGGTGATCGAGTTCGATGGGGAGCTCTCTGCAGACACTCTTGTTGAGTTCCTTTTGGAT CTGTTGGAAGACCCTGTGGAGCTCATTAGCAACTCCATGGAACTCAGGGCCTTCGACAGTATTGATGAGGCCATCAAGCTCATTGGGTTTTTCAAAGGAGAAGACTCTGAGC ACTTCAAGGCGTTTCAAGAGGCAGCAGAAAATTTTCAGCCATTTATTAAGTTCTTTGCCACTTTTGATAAAGTC GTGGCAAAACAACTTACTTTGAAAATGAACGAGGTGGACTTCTATGAACCTTTCATGGAGGAACCCGTGACCATTCCTGGAAAGCCATACACAGAAGAGGAGATTGTGGAGTTTGTAAATGAACACAAAAG ACCTACCCTGAGAAAGCTACGTGCAGAAGACATGTTTGAGACATGG GAAGACGACATGGATGGAATTCATATTGTGGCTTTTGCAGAGGCAGAGGATCCTG ATGGCTTTGAGTTCCTTGAGATCCTGAAAGAAGTGGCCAGGGAGAACACCAACAACCCAGAACTGAGCATTGTGTGGATTGACCCAGATGACTTTCCACTG CTGATTACATACTGGGAGAAAACCTTCAAAATCGACCTCTTCAAGCCTCAGATTGGAGTGGTGAATGTTACTGAT GCTGACAGCGTGTGGATGGACCTGGCAGATGATGAGGATCTGCCCAGCGCACAGGAGCTGGAGGACTGGATTGAGGACGTGCTGTCAGGGAAAGTGAACACGGAGGATGAcgacgaggaggaggacgatGAGGACGAAGAGGATGAGGACGAAGAGGATGAGGATGAAgacgaagaggaggaggaggaggatgaggatgaagacgaagaggaggaggatgacGATGATGATTAA